The DNA segment aaagaatcctgaaagaagtatcacagtttcagcagcacaactctgataataaatcatcatattattctgatttgtgaagatcatgtgacactgaagactggaggaatgatgctgacaatcacagaaataaaatagattttaatttatattaaaataaaaaagttgttttacttcataataatatttcacttttttcctgtatttttgttcaaataaatgcagttttgacgaGTAaactccaacaacaacaacacataaaaaatcaatctgatcccaaactctgaccggtgtgtgtgtgtgtgtgtgtgtttgtttgtgtatagcacttacacactaatccccacaagaataaagatgttaaatcctcatctgaggagaaaactatgttgcataataatgaaaggatgtgtgaggtacactttctgtaaactgagccaaacattttcactgatttagggtagagtaagaatatttaaagtattgcgcaagttagttcatacttggatataattttatatacaatattacctgttcttttcatcatcatctttaagagttcatgatcatttctgttcaaatttatttctcagttgataaatccatccacaattcataaaacacaacacatgcaacttcctgtcattgaaataatttaaaaatcaaatcgacaggttagaaaaaaaagcctcaggcccaaatattcagttatcactaatgaactgtttgacaaacacttcttgcttctaAGTACagatgtgaattaaaaaaaaaaaaaaaaaaaaatcacaaacagtccccggagtctcaatctgaatcaacggagtcgcgaacatgctccgaagtgccgatcggaatcaacggagtcgcgaaaatgctccgaagtgtcgatctgaatcacccagacgcgaacatgctccgaagtgcccatctgaatcaaccgagtcgcgaacatgctccgaagtgccgatcttaatcaaccgagtcgcgaacatgctccgaagtgccgatctgaatcaaccgagtcgcgaacaggctccgaagtcccgatcttaaaacttcgaccaaagaatgtaaaaaataactctatttctctaataactctacaactctatgaaagactcagaccacatatctaaaaataaatcgctatagtaaaagagaaataataagaggagtgaagtttcctaccgttctgctgtgtttggtcctcacgtgcTTCTGACTCtcagcggcgcgtctccgccccatAACaggcgcgtttacagcactaaattaatcatatttgctaattattatacatttacttcattgtcggCTTCaggttattcatttattattgttcaatgaactgtttgatacaaaaaaaggttgtatttcagtaataattcaaaattatcaaaataaaatatataaaataatggtttatattttaatatcctttaaaatataatttattactgtgatgtgcagctgtattttcagcatcattcctccagtcttcagtgtcacatgatcttcagaaatcagtctaatatgatgatttattattagaattattaatagttgtgataccaaatattattttggaatctgcgatactttttccggattcttcgatgtatactttttttttttaagaacagcgtttattaaaaatataaatctcttctaacaatattaatctttgatttcacttcttatcaatttaatacatcctaaaagagttacaaatttttgaactctattgtttattgttagaaaagacttctgttttaaataaatgcttttctttttaacatttctttcatcaaagaatcctgaaagaagtatcacagtttccgcAGCACAACTCtggtaataaatcatcatattattctgatttgtgaagatcatgtgacactgaacactggaggaatgatgctgacaatcacagaaataaaatagattttaatgtatattaaaataaaaaagttgttttacttcataataatatttcacttttttcctgtatttttgatcaaataaatgcagttttgatgagtaaactcctgtaaaaacaacaacaacaacacataaaaaatcaatctgatcccaaactctgaccggtgtgtgtgtgtgtttgtgtatagcacttacacactaatccccacaagaataaagatgttaaatactcatctgaggagaaaactatgttgcataataatgaaaggatgtgtgacgtacactttctgtaaactgagccaaacattttcactgatttagggtagagtaagaatatttaaagtattgcgcaagttagttcatacttggatataattttatatgcaatattaccttttcttttcatcatcatctttaagagttcatgatcatttctgttcaaatttatttctcagttgataaatccatccacaattcataaaacacaacacatgcaacttcctgtcattgaaataatttaaaaatcaaatcgacaggttagaaaaaagagcctcaggcccaaatattcagttatcactaatgaactgtttgacaaacacttcttgcttcgaagtacagatgtgaattaaaaaaaaaaaaaaatcacaaacagtccccgaagtctcaatctgaatcaacggagtcgcgaacatgctccgaagtgcccatctgaaccaaccgagtcgcgaacatgctccgaagtgccgatcttaatcaaccgagtcgcgaacatgctccgaagtgccgatctgaatcaaccgagtcgcgaacaggctccgaagtcccgatctgaaaacttcgaccaaagaatgtaaaaaataactctatttctccaataactctacaactatatgaaagactcagaccacgtatctaaaaataaatcgctatagtaaaagagaaataataagaggagtgcacatcagctgcacatcacagtaataaattatattttaaaggatattaaaatataatttattactgtgatgtgcagctgtattttcagcatcattcctccagtcttcagtgtcacatgatcttcagaaatcagtttaatatgatgatttattattagaattattaatagttgtgatgccaaatattattttggaatctgcgatacttttttccggattcttcaatgtatatatatttttttaaaagaacagcgtttattcaaaatataaatctcttctaacaatattaatctttgatttcacttcttatcaatttaatacatcctaaaagagttataaacttttgaactatattgtttattgttagaaaagacttctattttaaataaatgctcttctttttaacatttcattcatcaaagaatcctgaaagaagtatcacagtttcagcagcacaactctgataataaatcatcatattattctgatttgtgaagatcatgtgacactgaagactggaggaatgatgctgacaatcacagaaataaaatagattttaatgtatattaaaataaaaaagttgttttacttcataataatatttcacttttttcctgtatttttgttcaaataaatgcagttttgacgaGTAaactccaacaacaacaacacataaaaaatcaatctgatcccaatctctgaccggtgtgtgtgtgtgtgtgtttgtttgtgtatagcacttacacactaatccccacaagaataaagatgttaaatactcatctgaggagaaaactatgttgcataataatgaaaggatgtgtgacgtacactttctgtaaactgagccaaacattttcactgatttagggtagagtaagaatatttaaagtattgcgtaagttagttcatacttggatataattttatatacaatattacctgttcttttcatcatcatctttaagagttcatgatcatttctgttcaaatttatttctcagttgataaatccatccacaattcataaaacacaacacatgcaacttcctgtcattgaaataatttaaaaatcaaatcgacaggttagaaaaaaaagcctcaggcccaaatattcagttatcactaatgaactgtttgacaaacacttcttgcttcgaagtacagatgtgaattaaaaaaaaaaaaaaaaaaaaaaaaaaaaaatcacaaacagtccccagagtctcaatctgaatcaacggagtcgcgaacatgctcagaagtgccgatctgaatcaacggagtcgcgaaaatgctccgaagtgtcgatctgaatcaaccgagtcgcgaaaatgctccgaagtgccgatcttaatCAACCTGGGGCCGGTTTCACAAAGCTATTCAGACCGGTCTATAGTGTTAGACAAGTCTAAAATTTACTCATAGACTAGTCTAATGCAAGTTAGACTGTTTCACAAAGATAAAGACTGACTTAATTTAGACCAAAAAAATTAGACACCTTACCCCCAGGCTAACTTAGGTCTAAGACTCTGTTACCTTGGCAACCAGCAGAAACAAACAGCCAAGAGAAAAGgggaaaatggctcataattTGTGGTTTGCTGACAACGTTATGGAGAGAGCTATGAGAAGGGAAAGGGTTTTTAGGGACCGCAGTAACCTActggaaatgtataataatgagGACTTCATCAGTCGGTTTCGTTTGCCCAAAGAAGTTATACTGAGTCTGACAGATGAATTAGCTGAAGTACTGAGCCCTGCCACTTCAAGGAGCCACAGTATCCCAGCAGTGCTACAGGTTTGCACTGCTTTGAGATTTTATGCTACAGGAAGTTTTCTGAATACTGTTGGTGACACAGTGGGTCTCAGCAAAGCTTCTGTGTCACGGGTGGTATACAGGGTATCAAGGGCACTTTCAAATAAGCTCCCTCAGTTCCCAAACCAAATGGCTGAGCTGAACAAACTCAAAAGAGGGTTCTTCAGCATAGCAAGATTTCCCAATGTTGTTGGAGCAATTGATGGGACACATGTCAGAATCCAGGCTCCACCTGCTCATGAACATTTGTTTGTCAATAGAAAAGGATATCACAGCCTAAACATTCAGGCTGTTTGTGATTCTGATCTCCGGTTCCTCAACTGTGTGGCCCGCTGGCCTGGATCCCTTCATGACTCTCGAATTCTGCAAAATTCTCAACTCTGTCTAGCATTTGAGCAAGGCATTATCGATGGGGTCCTGTTGGGGGACTCGGGCTACCCTCTAAAACCTTGGCTCCTTACTCCCTTCCTGAATCCTACTACACTTGCACAGAGAAACTACAACACAGCACACTGTTCAACTCGTAACACTGTAGAGCGGGCATTTGGTGTACTGAAGAGGCGTTTTCATTGCCTACATGGGGAATTGCGAATGGCACCTGACAGAGTGTGTAACATCATCTGTGCAACTGTAGTGCTGCATAACATAGCGAGGTAGGCCTACCTAAAAAACAAAATCCACATTGCCATCCATTTTCAATAGGCCTAATTGAATTACTATTTACCAACATGCTTCTAAACTAATTAATCATTAGGGATCTCCGGCTACCTGAGCCTGAAGGTGAGGATATCAGAGATGACAATCTCAATGAACTGGAGGATAGAGAAGATTTAGAGGAGCAGAATGGAACTGGTCGATATGTGCGTCAGATGTACGTTGACAGGATTTTCAATGTCTGAAACATTGAAAAAATCATGTTGCCTGTCTTTACCTATTAGGCTTAAATGAGTAGCAAACaacttaataaatataaaaatttattttttaaggtttctCAAGTGACATActgttcattcaataaattattctataaattacattcaagtctcatttcattcatatcaaAATCTTCAAGGTTATTAAAAGTACAACTTACTATATAAACTGAAAAACTATTAACTCACAAAACAAGTGATATACTGTTCgttcaataaattattaaataaattagtaggCTACTCAAAGATATTCAGGACTCCAGCGACTGTTTGTGAAGCTCTAATTTTAATTTATCTCTCTGAAGCTGTAAAACTTCAATCTCTAGcagcaatttcttctcttccagtTGAAGATTCCTGTATTGTTTGTCTAGCACCATTGACATGGTTGTTCCTCTGAACACCGTTGTGCAACCCATGGGACCAGGAGCTGTAGCTGTAGCTGTAGCTGATGCTGACGCTGACTCAGACTCTTCATCTCCTGTCCCCTCACGTCTCTCAGCCGGCTCCTCCACCACTGCCTCGCTTCGGTCCCAATTCAAAGACAGGGtcactaaaaaaaataagaacataacattttattacttGTAGGTTCCTTCTATTATAGGCTGAGTCATTACGTTGTTCACATGATTTGCTGGATAGCAAGCTTACCGGTTCACATTAGCATACATTATTACCGGTTCATATTAGCATACATCATCAACTTGACTTTATAAGCATCAAATCGAAGGCAATAAAGCAAAAGGAAAAAccaaactgatttatttataacaatcacccGCTGTTACCTGTATTCTCATCTTGACTGTCTGGCTCTTCCTCTTGATGTGGCGGCGGGGTGCTGCTGTCAGTGGCTGAGGGAACTCCGCCGGTTACGTCAGTGTTGACGGCTCCACACACTCCACTTTCCCGTCCTCCGCTTATCCCCCAGAACATCGGCGACTGTCCACCATATATATTCATCACCATTTCAGTGGTGTCTTTAAGTTTCTCTTGGGGTCCTCCTCCCGTTTTTGGGTATTTCCtctaaaatatttcctttttggCATCTTGCACCATGTTTTTATATCTTTTCTGTACGTCTTTAACGCTGCGCTCAACGGTCGGATTAATGCTGTTTACTGTCGCGGAAATCTTTTTCCAAATTAAAAATTTCTTCTTGTTACTACATTCTCCTCCGCTAAATTTCCCTAGTAAAATGTCCTTGTAACTATTATACTCCTccaacaaacacatattttcTGCTGGGGTAAACTGAACTGACCGGTTAAATGCGCTTACTCGATCcgccatgttttttgttttgaaaagtgtcttattttacccagaatgcactgcagtgtAGTCCTACTTGAGATAGTCAGAGTCTTAAGTGCTTTGTGCAATGGTCTGAATTAGATGTCTATCTGAAGTCTGACTATCAACTATATCTAAGTCATAGTCAAAGTCTATCTTTGTGAAACCGGccccgagtcgcgaacatgctccga comes from the Carassius gibelio isolate Cgi1373 ecotype wild population from Czech Republic chromosome B9, carGib1.2-hapl.c, whole genome shotgun sequence genome and includes:
- the LOC127964934 gene encoding putative nuclease HARBI1 codes for the protein MAHNLWFADNVMERAMRRERVFRDRSNLLEMYNNEDFISRFRLPKEVILSLTDELAEVLSPATSRSHSIPAVLQVCTALRFYATGSFLNTVGDTVGLSKASVSRVVYRVSRALSNKLPQFPNQMAELNKLKRGFFSIARFPNVVGAIDGTHVRIQAPPAHEHLFVNRKGYHSLNIQAVCDSDLRFLNCVARWPGSLHDSRILQNSQLCLAFEQGIIDGVLLGDSGYPLKPWLLTPFLNPTTLAQRNYNTAHCSTRNTVERAFGVLKRRFHCLHGELRMAPDRVCNIICATVVLHNIARDLRLPEPEGEDIRDDNLNELEDREDLEEQNGTGRYVRQMYVDRIFNV